In one window of Phoenix dactylifera mitochondrion, complete genome DNA:
- the ccmFc gene encoding cytochrome c biogenesis FC has protein sequence MVQLQNFFFFITSMVVPRGTAAPVLLKWFVSRDVPTGAPSSNGTIIPIPIPEFLFLVYLHSRKFIRSMDRAKSGVLVRASRPILLPDIIGRSSSARNALFRFVPFFHFLLIESMGDLSYLESFCGLLCLQIFRTLFSLPRDRSAKRERARRRKGQTLRPNGNEQGRNDKMRCPGHPHIERRVEGFGPVAFPVPPSSSGACLGGVPPEIGLEALALPTSRLLMAVGHDYYKKVKMNLPISHGGVCIFMLGVLLSMVRLRSTNTNKIEFTQRLPLGPELHMGKERCCLRGLDHLHGPTSHSICGNLMIYKSSPTSDRFMFEHDESLRADLLPINFPPSYENGKLEHFLHRWMKNHEHKNFWFTMFPEKRYFFSIRERTSTTEVAIHTNPFTDLYAPIGTGSSRTGGWYTTIMKLPFIFSIRIGFLLASSGGSRSLLRQLQKDKLHWNRESSVPFIIA, from the exons ATGGTCCAACTACAGAACTTCTTCTTTTTCATTACTTCCATGGTCGTGCCTCGTGGCACGGCAGCACCCGTACTATTGAAATGGTTCGTCAGTAGAGATGTTCCCACTGGTGCCCCTTCTTCCAATGGTACTATAATTCCTATTCCTATCCCGGAATTCCTTTTTTTGGTCTATCTACATTCCAGGAAATTCATACGCTCCATGGACAGAGCAAAAAGTGGAGTGTTGGTCAGAGCAAGCCGCCCTATTCTATTACCAGACATAATTGGGAGAAGCTCATCCGCTAGAAATGCTTTATTTCGTTTCGTTCCTTTTTTTCATTTCCTTCTTATCGAATCCATGGGGGACTTGTCATATTTAGAATCTTTCTGCGGTCTGCTCTGTTTACAAATCTTTCGTACTCTCTTCTCTTTACCACGCGATAGGTCAGCGAAGCGTGAGCGGGCGCGGAGAAGGAAAGGCCAAACACTTCGGCCTAACGGGAATGAGCAAGGACGAAATGACAAGATGAGGTGCCCCGGGCACCCCCATATAGAAAGAAGGGTCGAAGGTTTTGGGCCTGTAGCTTTCCCCGTCCCCCCCTCGTCGAGTGGTGCTTGTTTGGGGGGTGTGCCACCAGAAATCGGGCTTGAAGCTCTCGCCTTACCAACGAGCCGACTGCTAATGGCTGTTGGTCACGACTACTACAAAAAAGTGAAGATGAATCTTCCTATTTCACATGGAGGAGTGTGCATCTTTATGTTGGGTGTTCTTCTGTCG ATGGTGCGGCTTAGGTCAACTAATACGAATAAGATAGAGTTCACTCAACGATTGCCTTTGGGTCCCGAACTCCATATGGGGAAGGAACGTTGTTGTTTGCGAGGTCTCGATCATTTACATGGACCCACTTCTCATTCCATTTGTGGGAATTTGATGATTTATAAATCGTCCCCAACGAGCGATCGGTTCATGTTTGAGCATGATGAATCACTTCGTGCCGACCTCTTGCCCATAAACTTTCCCCCCTCATATGAGAATGGAAAACTGGAGCATTTTCTGCATCGGTGGATGAAGAATCACGAACATAAGAATTTCTGGTTTACCATGTTCCCAGAAAAAAGATACTTTTTTTCCATTCGAGAAAGGACAAGCACGACTGAAGTGGCTATACATACAAATCCATTTACGGATCTATATGCTCCGATTGGAACTGGAAGTTCCAGAACTGGCGGCTGGTATACCACCATAATGAAATTGCCTTTTATTTTTAGTATTCGGATAGGATTTCTGTTGGCTTCATCGGGAGGCTCGCGTAGTTTGTTACGTCAGCTCCAAAAGGATAAGTTGCATTGGAATCGAGAAAGTTCCGTTCCGTTCATAATTGCGTAA